From Spirochaeta isovalerica, one genomic window encodes:
- a CDS encoding OmpA family protein, with protein MKRGIIPLLFVFLFSASLDSEVYFSFVPAGKYRVIERSDYRLRQNGTYKGHIYNENRGILSADLQSDGSYRVSATYYVFEELTRDGSRQASKVDEINRSDFTLYTSGEMIIDRNETYPLIRSFPSYTSDPVAKGDSWLAFSEKVVLHKGTVTRFPVYCEYVYEGLSRYQGQDVHSIRAKYAVRYNQGDDPDGNPELKNISGTHDVSIIISAFDGEPILIRDNMREIHQFTDGQSLEKNGFILTFFKGVRGLDRANMAEKLMADLQSDLGDDISGDISLSQKDEGLLLTLKNLHFLPDQAVLLADDVPLLDSLARYLKTVDDRSFLVKGHTADVGTRESQFELSIDRAVVVVNELIKRGIGEDRFLYMGMGGTEPVASNDSEEGRAENRRVEILIMED; from the coding sequence ATGAAGAGAGGAATTATCCCGCTGCTGTTCGTTTTCTTGTTCTCCGCCAGTCTTGATAGTGAAGTGTATTTCAGTTTTGTTCCGGCGGGCAAATACCGCGTAATCGAGCGTTCCGATTACAGACTGAGGCAGAATGGTACATATAAAGGTCACATTTACAATGAAAACCGCGGAATCCTCAGTGCCGATCTTCAGTCCGACGGATCTTATCGTGTCTCCGCAACCTATTATGTTTTTGAAGAGTTAACCAGGGACGGATCGAGACAGGCGTCCAAAGTGGATGAAATAAACCGCTCTGATTTCACTCTATACACCAGCGGGGAAATGATTATCGACAGAAATGAGACATACCCCTTAATCCGGTCTTTCCCCAGCTATACGTCCGATCCCGTGGCAAAAGGTGACAGCTGGCTTGCTTTCAGCGAAAAAGTCGTTCTTCATAAGGGGACCGTTACCCGCTTTCCCGTATACTGTGAATATGTTTATGAAGGATTGAGCCGCTATCAGGGACAGGATGTTCACTCTATCAGGGCGAAGTATGCTGTCCGTTACAATCAGGGTGATGATCCCGACGGCAATCCAGAACTGAAAAACATATCGGGGACTCATGATGTCTCAATAATCATTTCCGCTTTTGATGGTGAACCCATACTTATCCGCGATAATATGAGGGAAATACACCAATTCACCGATGGTCAGTCATTGGAAAAGAATGGATTCATTCTGACCTTTTTCAAAGGCGTAAGGGGTCTCGACCGGGCGAATATGGCTGAAAAGCTGATGGCTGATTTACAGAGCGATCTGGGAGATGACATCTCCGGGGACATATCTCTTTCCCAGAAAGACGAAGGCTTGCTTCTAACTTTAAAAAATCTCCATTTTCTCCCCGATCAAGCCGTTCTTCTGGCAGATGATGTTCCCCTTCTTGATTCTCTGGCCCGGTATCTGAAGACTGTGGATGACCGGTCTTTTCTGGTGAAAGGTCACACTGCGGATGTCGGTACAAGAGAGTCTCAATTCGAGCTTTCCATCGACAGGGCTGTGGTGGTTGTCAATGAGCTGATAAAAAGGGGAATAGGGGAAGATAGATTTCTCTACATGGGAATGGGGGGAACAGAACCCGTCGCCTCAAATGACTCTGAGGAAGGACGGGCTGAAAATCGTCGTGTCGAAATTCTTATTATGGAAGATTGA
- a CDS encoding shikimate kinase, translated as MQRIILSGIKHSGKSTVGWAIASRLGLFFADLDDLILRDAADFSSIRELFREIGADGFQKQEAESLNHFFQANEGKEFVLSLGGGTIENSLALEIMNRDDVTSYYLDADENDLFNRIIRGGIPPFLEGEDPKKKFSDLYKRRSALYRNWAFRIIDTRGKTPAEITDEIIDTVDHT; from the coding sequence ATGCAGAGAATAATCCTTTCAGGAATCAAACACAGCGGAAAATCGACTGTAGGATGGGCAATAGCATCGCGTCTGGGGCTGTTTTTTGCCGATCTGGATGACCTTATATTAAGAGACGCCGCCGATTTCAGTTCAATAAGAGAGCTGTTCAGAGAGATCGGGGCTGATGGTTTTCAAAAGCAGGAAGCGGAGAGTCTCAATCATTTTTTTCAAGCAAACGAAGGGAAAGAATTCGTTCTGTCCCTGGGGGGAGGTACAATAGAAAACAGCCTGGCTCTGGAAATTATGAACAGAGATGATGTTACCTCTTATTATCTCGATGCCGATGAAAATGATCTCTTTAACAGGATTATCAGAGGGGGCATACCGCCTTTTCTCGAAGGGGAAGACCCCAAAAAGAAATTCAGCGATTTATATAAGAGAAGATCGGCACTCTACAGGAACTGGGCTTTCAGAATTATCGATACAAGAGGAAAAACTCCTGCTGAAATTACCGATGAGATAATCGATACTGTCGATCACACATAA
- a CDS encoding glycosyltransferase family 4 protein, whose amino-acid sequence MEKFRICFVSGKLGDVDGVSLEVDKWIEILTVLGHEIFAIAGSFSSPLKKVPKENCLELPSIRFDSEEQRYFEKMVFPHLSKHPPHLSLDRRVSLLDELVEKGTEVASTIYEFIQKKEIDVLIGENTNAMPMSLLAGTAIHKLATEKRMAVIFHHHDFWWERSRFSHNHIESFLNQIMPPTDLGVEHVVISSYAEHILRSIKRVIPHVVYNCEDFDNPPVRDEYNSHFREDFGFSADDLLFIQPTRVVPRKRIEDSVELVSRYMKRFEEDASRVHFIISLYEGDETDNTYLQALSELALNRGVRLHFIADRVESARRTDPEKGRIYTNRDVLVNADLVTYLPIWEGFGNALLEAVAAKVPIVTTTYLVYKTDIKMCGFRNVEIRDNYSREGELIITEKNLTDMNKVLNNGKIRQEMVETNFRIASKEFSFRMLRKSLERILSDYGDEIKASAKRLKKSKKNYYV is encoded by the coding sequence ATGGAAAAATTCAGAATCTGTTTTGTAAGCGGAAAGTTGGGGGATGTGGACGGCGTTTCTCTTGAAGTGGATAAATGGATAGAGATTCTCACCGTTCTGGGGCATGAGATCTTTGCCATTGCCGGCTCCTTTTCTTCCCCTCTGAAAAAAGTCCCGAAGGAAAACTGCCTTGAACTGCCATCAATCAGATTTGATTCCGAGGAGCAGAGATACTTTGAGAAAATGGTTTTTCCCCATCTTTCCAAACATCCGCCGCACCTCTCTCTGGATCGCAGAGTCTCATTACTGGATGAGCTGGTAGAGAAGGGGACCGAAGTCGCGTCAACCATTTACGAATTTATCCAGAAAAAGGAAATTGATGTTCTCATCGGTGAAAACACCAATGCCATGCCCATGAGTCTTCTCGCCGGAACGGCTATCCATAAACTTGCGACTGAAAAGAGAATGGCGGTCATTTTCCATCATCACGATTTCTGGTGGGAGCGAAGCCGGTTCAGTCATAACCATATAGAATCGTTTCTCAATCAGATTATGCCTCCCACGGATCTGGGTGTTGAACATGTGGTTATTTCGTCTTACGCGGAGCACATTCTCCGGTCCATCAAACGGGTGATACCCCATGTCGTTTACAACTGCGAGGATTTTGATAACCCACCGGTACGTGATGAATACAACAGCCATTTCAGGGAGGATTTCGGATTTTCCGCCGATGATCTGCTCTTTATTCAGCCTACGCGGGTTGTTCCCCGCAAAAGGATTGAAGATTCCGTGGAATTGGTGAGCCGCTATATGAAGCGGTTCGAAGAGGATGCCTCCCGCGTTCATTTTATCATTTCTCTTTATGAAGGGGATGAAACGGATAATACATATCTGCAGGCATTGAGCGAGCTGGCGCTGAACAGAGGAGTCCGCCTTCATTTTATCGCTGACAGGGTGGAATCGGCGAGACGGACGGATCCGGAGAAGGGGAGGATTTATACAAACCGCGATGTCCTGGTCAATGCCGATCTTGTGACTTATCTCCCCATTTGGGAGGGGTTCGGAAACGCGCTGCTGGAAGCTGTTGCCGCTAAAGTTCCCATCGTTACGACGACCTATCTCGTCTATAAAACCGATATTAAAATGTGCGGTTTTCGCAATGTCGAGATACGGGACAATTACAGCCGGGAAGGGGAACTTATCATAACGGAAAAGAATCTGACCGATATGAACAAAGTTCTCAACAATGGAAAAATCAGGCAGGAGATGGTGGAGACAAATTTCAGAATTGCGTCGAAAGAGTTCAGTTTCAGAATGCTCAGGAAGAGTCTGGAAAGGATACTATCCGATTATGGCGATGAAATCAAAGCATCGGCGAAAAGATTGAAAAAGAGTAAAAAGAACTATTATGTGTGA
- a CDS encoding Crp/Fnr family transcriptional regulator — translation MASVEELISGSPLEKYFDEETKDRVRIGSYVEGARIRLPDGVLFLMDGTVSYTYSDRSGIPYQVMIARAFNSIGELHYYHNRVISDIIALEDSTLLEIPLNVYRGLEEKIDFLIFMLRKSNENLMELVDKMAKRNTYKLENYLAYIILTDQLRGRYYYKSMTSLAAVFNVSRRNLYYAADSLIDQGLIAKRKGSFEILSEPGLKAMI, via the coding sequence GTGGCAAGTGTTGAAGAATTAATTTCAGGATCACCCCTGGAAAAATATTTTGATGAAGAGACGAAAGACCGCGTCCGTATCGGATCGTATGTAGAGGGAGCCAGGATCAGACTCCCCGACGGAGTTTTGTTTTTAATGGACGGAACAGTCTCTTATACCTATAGCGACAGATCGGGCATCCCCTATCAGGTTATGATCGCCCGGGCTTTTAACAGCATAGGAGAGCTTCATTATTATCACAACCGCGTTATTTCCGATATCATCGCGCTGGAGGATTCGACTCTCCTTGAAATTCCGCTCAATGTGTACCGCGGTCTGGAAGAGAAGATCGATTTTCTCATTTTCATGCTGCGGAAATCCAATGAAAACCTGATGGAACTGGTTGATAAGATGGCTAAGCGTAATACTTATAAACTGGAAAACTATCTGGCCTATATCATTCTGACCGACCAGCTCAGGGGGCGGTATTACTATAAGAGCATGACGTCTCTTGCTGCGGTTTTTAATGTGAGCCGGAGAAATCTCTACTATGCCGCGGACAGCCTGATTGATCAGGGTCTGATCGCTAAGAGGAAAGGATCTTTCGAAATCCTCAGCGAGCCCGGTCTGAAAGCGATGATCTGA
- a CDS encoding NADH-dependent [FeFe] hydrogenase, group A6 yields the protein MVNIKLNGKPLQVKAGTSILKAALADEIKIPALCAHDDLDAWAACGLCVCKVEGSPKMVRACATEVVEGQNYITHDPELQEIRTTVLEMILANHPQECLTCGRSNTCELQSLAGDFGIREIPYEMDIKDIEADKSTPSIVLDPRKCVSCGRCALVCQQLQNVWALEFLERGHKTRIAPAGGVLLNESPCIKCGQCSAHCPVGAIYEKDETKKFLAAVRDESKHVSVQIAPAVRVALGEAFGMEPGTLVTGKIYAALRKLGADSVFDTNFSADLTIMEEGSELVHRIKNGGVLPQITSCCPAWTDYMEKYANDMIPHFSTAKSPMMMQGVMTKTYYADQIKKDAKDIYTVAIMPCTAKKYEITRDDNMWASGEQDMDLVLTTRELARMIKAAGICFDCLEEEDADSPIGEYSGAGTIFGVTGGVMEAAVRTAYKLVTDNELEDMNVHAVRGMAGVRKGVVDFAGTEIKVAVAHGMAHVEEILNEVREAKEKGEEPPYHFIEVMACRGGCIAGGGQPYNTNDTVRAQRVAGLYNDDEKCVTRRSHDNPEIARIYKDFLGAPMSHKSHELLHTKYQERPIYSK from the coding sequence ATGGTAAATATTAAATTAAACGGTAAGCCCCTTCAGGTTAAAGCAGGTACAAGCATCCTGAAAGCGGCTTTGGCAGATGAAATAAAGATTCCCGCCCTCTGTGCGCACGATGACCTCGACGCCTGGGCTGCCTGCGGACTCTGTGTCTGCAAGGTCGAGGGATCGCCCAAAATGGTCAGAGCCTGCGCCACCGAAGTTGTGGAAGGTCAGAACTATATTACGCACGATCCTGAGCTTCAGGAGATCAGAACGACTGTTCTTGAGATGATTCTTGCCAATCATCCCCAGGAATGTCTCACCTGCGGCAGAAGCAACACTTGTGAGTTGCAGAGCCTTGCGGGAGATTTCGGAATCCGGGAAATCCCTTATGAAATGGATATCAAGGATATCGAAGCGGACAAGTCGACTCCCTCCATAGTGCTGGATCCCCGCAAATGTGTAAGCTGCGGACGCTGTGCTCTTGTTTGTCAGCAGCTCCAGAACGTCTGGGCTCTCGAGTTCCTTGAGAGAGGTCATAAAACCAGAATCGCTCCCGCAGGCGGCGTGCTCCTTAACGAGAGCCCTTGTATCAAATGCGGTCAGTGTTCCGCGCACTGTCCTGTCGGTGCCATTTATGAAAAAGACGAAACCAAAAAATTCCTTGCGGCTGTCCGCGATGAGAGCAAACATGTCTCCGTACAGATTGCTCCCGCCGTCCGTGTCGCCCTCGGTGAGGCTTTCGGAATGGAGCCCGGTACGCTTGTAACCGGAAAAATCTATGCGGCTTTGAGAAAACTCGGTGCCGATTCTGTTTTCGATACAAACTTCTCCGCCGACCTCACCATTATGGAAGAGGGAAGCGAACTGGTACACAGAATTAAAAACGGCGGAGTTCTTCCCCAGATCACTTCATGCTGTCCCGCATGGACTGACTATATGGAAAAATACGCCAATGATATGATTCCTCATTTTTCAACTGCGAAGTCGCCTATGATGATGCAGGGGGTCATGACCAAGACCTATTACGCCGATCAGATCAAGAAAGACGCTAAAGATATCTACACTGTTGCGATCATGCCCTGTACGGCCAAGAAATACGAGATTACCAGAGACGATAATATGTGGGCTTCCGGAGAACAGGATATGGATCTGGTTCTGACAACCAGAGAGCTGGCCAGAATGATCAAAGCCGCCGGTATCTGCTTCGATTGTCTCGAAGAGGAAGACGCCGACAGTCCCATCGGAGAATATTCCGGTGCCGGTACCATCTTCGGTGTAACCGGTGGTGTTATGGAAGCGGCCGTTAGAACAGCCTATAAACTGGTCACCGATAATGAACTGGAAGACATGAACGTTCACGCCGTCCGAGGTATGGCCGGTGTCAGAAAAGGAGTCGTCGACTTCGCCGGTACGGAAATCAAAGTTGCCGTAGCTCACGGAATGGCTCATGTAGAAGAGATTCTCAACGAAGTACGGGAAGCGAAAGAGAAAGGCGAAGAGCCTCCTTACCACTTTATCGAAGTTATGGCCTGTCGCGGGGGATGTATCGCCGGTGGCGGTCAGCCCTACAATACGAACGATACGGTCAGGGCCCAGCGCGTTGCCGGTCTCTACAATGACGATGAGAAATGTGTGACCAGAAGATCACACGACAACCCGGAAATTGCCAGAATCTACAAGGATTTCCTCGGCGCGCCGATGAGTCACAAATCTCATGAGCTTCTTCACACCAAATACCAGGAAAGACCGATTTACTCCAAGTAA
- the nuoF gene encoding NADH-quinone oxidoreductase subunit NuoF produces MAVKNYVLVCGGSACESAKGNDIYKSLLHQAEVQGVSNDLQIVKTGCFGFCEKGPIVKVLPDEAFYVEVKPDDAEEIISENIVKGRMVDRLLYKEEGKKDFKPENIKFYQKQERIVLRNCGLIDPESIDEYIARDGYMGLEKALFELTPEQILDELNKSGLRGRGGAGFPTGLKWSFTQRIESDQKYVVCNADEGDPGAYMDRATLEGDPHSVIEAMTIAGKCVGADKGAIYIRAEYPLAIKRLEIAMDQARERGLLGDNILGTDFSFDLEIRLGAGAFVCGEETALLASIEGKRGMPIPKPPFPAAKGLFGKPTVINNVETYANIPVIISKGGDWFAQFGTEKSKGTKVFALTGKIKNSGLIEVPMGITLREIVFDIGGGIPGGKKFKAVQTGGPSGGVLTEDFLDTPIDFDSLISVGSMMGSGGMIVMDEDDCMVDVAKFYLDFCVEESCGKCAPCRIGTKKLYEILDKISKGKGDIEDLQKMKDMGQAMKKASLCGLGQTAPNPVLSVLNAFEDEVLEHIHNGKCRAGKCKDLVQYSIDESKCIGCTVCARKCPVNCITGDRKVAHVIDQSRCVKCGACYDSCKFGAVLVS; encoded by the coding sequence ATGGCCGTAAAAAATTATGTATTAGTTTGTGGCGGATCTGCCTGTGAATCTGCAAAGGGAAACGATATCTATAAATCCCTTCTCCACCAGGCTGAGGTTCAGGGTGTCAGCAATGATCTGCAGATTGTCAAAACAGGTTGTTTCGGATTTTGTGAAAAAGGGCCCATCGTTAAGGTCCTTCCCGATGAAGCGTTTTACGTTGAAGTCAAGCCCGACGATGCGGAAGAGATTATCTCTGAAAATATCGTAAAAGGCAGAATGGTTGACCGCCTCCTTTATAAAGAGGAAGGAAAGAAAGACTTCAAACCTGAAAATATCAAGTTCTACCAGAAACAGGAAAGAATCGTACTGAGAAACTGTGGTCTTATTGATCCGGAAAGCATTGATGAGTACATTGCGAGAGATGGTTACATGGGGCTCGAAAAAGCTCTTTTCGAACTGACTCCCGAGCAGATTCTCGATGAACTGAACAAGTCCGGTCTGAGAGGACGGGGTGGGGCCGGTTTCCCCACAGGGCTCAAATGGAGCTTCACTCAGAGAATCGAATCCGATCAGAAATATGTCGTGTGTAACGCCGATGAGGGAGACCCCGGTGCCTACATGGACAGAGCCACCCTCGAGGGGGACCCGCATTCGGTTATCGAAGCCATGACAATTGCCGGAAAATGCGTCGGCGCCGATAAGGGAGCCATCTACATAAGAGCGGAATATCCCCTGGCAATCAAGAGGCTGGAAATCGCCATGGATCAGGCCCGCGAAAGAGGGCTTCTCGGTGATAATATTCTCGGTACCGATTTCTCCTTCGATCTGGAAATCAGACTCGGAGCGGGAGCCTTCGTCTGCGGAGAGGAAACAGCTCTTCTCGCATCCATTGAAGGTAAAAGAGGTATGCCTATTCCCAAGCCGCCATTTCCCGCGGCAAAAGGCCTTTTCGGTAAGCCGACAGTTATCAATAACGTGGAAACCTATGCCAATATTCCGGTAATCATCTCCAAAGGCGGAGACTGGTTCGCTCAGTTCGGTACGGAAAAATCCAAGGGAACGAAAGTATTCGCCCTGACCGGTAAAATCAAAAACTCCGGCCTCATCGAGGTTCCCATGGGAATCACACTGAGAGAAATCGTCTTCGATATCGGTGGCGGAATCCCCGGCGGCAAGAAATTCAAGGCCGTACAGACCGGCGGACCTTCGGGCGGTGTACTTACAGAAGACTTCCTTGATACCCCGATCGACTTTGACAGCCTTATTTCCGTTGGTTCCATGATGGGATCGGGTGGTATGATCGTTATGGACGAAGACGACTGTATGGTTGACGTAGCCAAGTTCTACCTCGACTTCTGTGTGGAAGAGTCCTGCGGTAAATGTGCTCCCTGTAGAATCGGAACGAAGAAACTCTATGAGATTCTCGATAAGATCTCCAAAGGCAAAGGCGATATCGAAGATCTTCAGAAAATGAAGGATATGGGGCAGGCCATGAAGAAAGCCTCCCTCTGCGGTCTGGGGCAGACAGCTCCCAATCCGGTTCTCTCTGTTCTGAACGCTTTTGAAGACGAAGTCCTCGAGCACATCCATAACGGCAAATGCCGTGCCGGCAAGTGTAAGGATCTCGTACAATACTCCATCGATGAAAGCAAATGTATCGGATGTACGGTTTGTGCTAGAAAATGTCCTGTCAACTGTATTACCGGTGACAGAAAAGTGGCTCATGTTATCGATCAGAGCAGATGTGTTAAGTGCGGTGCCTGCTATGACAGCTGTAAGTTCGGCGCTGTGCTTGTATCGTAG
- a CDS encoding (2Fe-2S) ferredoxin domain-containing protein, with amino-acid sequence MSKMTLEELRKLREAKKQEAAQRDTEGKDTLVIVGMGTCGIAAGAKDVVDALLDELKKVGNENVIIRQAGCMGLCHVEPTVEVRSPGIPNTIYGNVDAEVARKIVRQHIVDGRLVNKHVYDKPAADIIEQ; translated from the coding sequence ATGTCGAAAATGACTTTGGAAGAATTGAGAAAATTGAGAGAGGCTAAAAAACAGGAAGCCGCTCAGAGAGATACAGAGGGTAAAGATACCCTTGTCATTGTGGGAATGGGTACCTGCGGAATCGCTGCGGGAGCCAAGGATGTCGTTGACGCACTGCTCGACGAACTGAAGAAAGTCGGTAATGAGAATGTCATTATCCGCCAGGCCGGATGCATGGGGCTTTGTCACGTAGAGCCTACAGTCGAAGTCCGGTCTCCCGGAATTCCCAATACCATTTATGGAAATGTTGATGCGGAAGTTGCCCGAAAGATTGTACGGCAGCATATCGTGGACGGGCGTCTTGTCAATAAACACGTTTACGACAAGCCGGCAGCGGATATTATAGAGCAGTAA
- a CDS encoding sensor histidine kinase: protein MHYTLCDCVMDLIQNSIEAGSSHIQLNMNQSADSLEVSIRDDGCGMTDDELKRATDPFYTDGIKHKHRKVGLGLPFLIQTVTMTDGQFDIRSEKNKGTEIDIRFNLANIDTPPTGHIVSLLYQVLCFQGDYDLTAVRSLSKDGGELSYQVNRNEMLDVLGDLESAASLGLLRDFINSQEEDLLS from the coding sequence ATGCACTACACCCTGTGTGACTGTGTAATGGATCTGATCCAGAATTCCATTGAAGCCGGTTCATCTCATATTCAACTGAATATGAACCAGTCGGCAGACAGCCTTGAGGTTTCAATCAGAGACGACGGCTGCGGTATGACTGATGATGAGCTTAAAAGGGCTACCGATCCCTTTTATACCGATGGAATCAAGCACAAGCACCGGAAAGTGGGGCTGGGCCTGCCGTTTCTGATTCAGACCGTGACCATGACAGACGGACAGTTTGACATCAGGTCTGAAAAGAACAAAGGGACGGAGATCGATATACGGTTTAATCTGGCCAATATCGATACACCGCCTACGGGCCATATAGTTTCGCTTCTTTACCAGGTGTTGTGTTTTCAGGGGGATTACGATCTGACGGCTGTCCGGTCATTGTCGAAAGACGGTGGAGAGCTGTCCTATCAGGTGAACAGGAATGAGATGCTGGATGTCCTGGGTGATCTCGAGAGCGCCGCTTCGCTGGGGCTTCTCAGGGATTTTATCAACAGCCAGGAAGAAGACTTGCTATCTTAG
- a CDS encoding complex I 24 kDa subunit family protein — protein MQTTEEYKITDALAAFVEEWRDKPGNLIMILHKTQEEYGFIPRTIAIELGRMLDVPLAKIYGVITFYHFFKLEKPGKNQIAVCMGTACYLKGGEDLIQELENLLSIGVNSTTEDGQFSLEAVRCIGCCGLAPVLTVNGDVYGKLSTDELPAVVAKYTE, from the coding sequence ATGCAGACTACTGAAGAGTATAAGATTACTGATGCTCTGGCAGCCTTTGTGGAAGAATGGAGAGATAAGCCGGGAAATCTTATCATGATTCTTCACAAAACACAGGAAGAGTACGGTTTTATACCGAGGACTATTGCCATTGAACTGGGGCGCATGCTTGATGTTCCCCTCGCGAAAATCTACGGAGTTATCACTTTCTACCATTTTTTCAAACTCGAAAAACCCGGGAAGAACCAGATTGCCGTGTGTATGGGTACGGCCTGTTACCTGAAAGGGGGAGAAGACCTCATTCAGGAACTGGAAAACCTGCTCAGCATCGGAGTCAACAGCACGACGGAAGACGGACAGTTTTCACTGGAAGCGGTTCGCTGTATCGGATGCTGCGGACTGGCGCCCGTTCTCACGGTTAACGGTGATGTTTACGGAAAGCTCAGTACCGATGAGCTGCCGGCGGTTGTTGCCAAGTACACCGAATAG
- a CDS encoding iron-sulfur binding hydrogenase has protein sequence MKLKSINQILGYETIVENSKNDFFSNAYTSDLLSDVMGNAPADSVLITIQAHKNTIAVATLAEIRAIILCNGRTAPDDMIEAAAGENISIYRTDDNQYEASWKIKGLLDGE, from the coding sequence GTGAAGCTGAAGAGCATTAATCAAATTTTAGGTTATGAGACGATTGTTGAAAATAGCAAAAATGATTTTTTTTCCAATGCGTATACTTCTGATCTTTTAAGCGATGTCATGGGCAATGCACCGGCTGATTCTGTACTGATAACTATACAGGCCCACAAGAATACCATTGCTGTAGCCACCCTTGCGGAAATAAGGGCCATTATTCTCTGCAACGGCCGGACGGCGCCGGACGATATGATCGAAGCCGCCGCCGGTGAAAACATCTCCATTTACAGAACTGATGACAATCAATATGAAGCGTCCTGGAAAATAAAAGGACTGCTCGACGGGGAATGA
- a CDS encoding PHP domain-containing protein, translating to MILKCDLHIHSCLSPCGSLEMSPSEIVKTALEKGLDVIAVADHNTALNSPAIEKLCRGTALTPLFAIEATSSEEFHSLCLFPTAERAVSFGQMLYENLVSLPNNPEKFGDQVYVDENDNILGELEKYLTGGAVSFSSDRLLELVHREGGLFIPAHIDRAAFSLTSQLGFIPPDPYDALEITNWPPPEGVGNLPLICDSDAHYPEDMGKRFFYLESPDKTAEAILLAIKQGRTRLSIAK from the coding sequence ATGATCCTGAAATGCGACCTCCATATCCATTCCTGTCTCAGTCCCTGCGGATCTCTGGAAATGTCCCCTTCGGAAATAGTGAAGACCGCCCTGGAAAAGGGTCTTGATGTTATCGCCGTGGCTGACCACAACACGGCGCTCAACAGTCCGGCCATTGAAAAGTTATGCCGGGGAACGGCTCTGACGCCTCTCTTCGCCATTGAAGCGACCAGTTCCGAAGAATTTCATTCGCTTTGCCTTTTCCCCACAGCGGAAAGGGCTGTCAGTTTCGGGCAGATGCTCTATGAAAACCTGGTTTCTCTGCCTAATAATCCGGAAAAATTCGGAGATCAGGTTTATGTCGATGAAAATGATAATATTCTTGGAGAACTGGAGAAATATCTGACAGGAGGAGCTGTAAGCTTTTCCAGCGACCGTCTTCTGGAACTGGTACACAGAGAAGGCGGCCTGTTCATTCCCGCCCATATTGACCGCGCTGCTTTCAGCCTGACCAGCCAGTTGGGATTTATTCCCCCCGACCCCTATGATGCCCTCGAAATCACAAACTGGCCTCCGCCCGAAGGGGTGGGAAACCTGCCGCTTATCTGCGACTCAGATGCCCACTACCCCGAGGATATGGGCAAAAGGTTTTTCTATCTGGAAAGCCCCGATAAAACGGCTGAAGCCATTCTCCTGGCGATAAAACAGGGCCGGACCAGATTATCCATCGCCAAATAA
- a CDS encoding LPP20 family lipoprotein: MKKDFLPLLIIFLILSQSGCLTRPPVTAVEISDEDMGHHEDSTPSLKDLSYDTSPLEGEFRIAALAPRFQLPEDETRYALANAGRQMSIYNGARVRFAKIMDQNVIGTVQDQKVDVLYDRDMALSYIEDMTVIGETRDPDAYAALVSLKGDTPENLPQTELIPGVRPSWINSPPESGQYIFGVGVSGRRRSVFESFYQADNLAMAEIAAFIETSIYSGIANIERTGESYNESTTSSQTVNLSDVYIEGMIVISRWREADNSFFYSLAVAPKPD; the protein is encoded by the coding sequence ATGAAAAAGGATTTCCTGCCTTTGCTGATCATTTTTCTCATTCTGAGTCAGTCAGGATGTTTAACCCGGCCGCCCGTTACTGCGGTAGAGATTTCTGATGAAGATATGGGTCATCATGAAGATTCGACACCGTCTCTTAAAGATTTATCCTATGACACATCCCCTCTGGAGGGGGAATTCCGCATAGCCGCATTGGCGCCGAGATTCCAGTTACCGGAAGACGAGACGAGATATGCCCTCGCCAACGCGGGTCGGCAGATGTCCATATACAATGGAGCCCGCGTCAGATTCGCCAAGATTATGGATCAGAATGTCATCGGAACCGTGCAGGATCAGAAAGTCGATGTACTTTACGACCGGGACATGGCTCTGTCATACATAGAGGATATGACCGTTATTGGTGAAACCCGCGACCCCGATGCCTATGCGGCTCTTGTTTCCCTGAAGGGAGACACTCCGGAAAACTTGCCTCAAACAGAGCTGATACCCGGTGTCAGACCTTCATGGATAAACTCTCCCCCTGAAAGCGGCCAGTATATTTTTGGTGTGGGAGTCAGCGGCAGGCGGAGATCAGTCTTCGAATCTTTCTATCAGGCGGATAATCTTGCCATGGCGGAAATCGCGGCTTTTATAGAGACATCAATCTATTCGGGGATCGCCAATATTGAGCGCACCGGTGAAAGCTATAATGAGTCTACGACATCTTCCCAGACGGTAAACTTGTCCGATGTCTATATTGAGGGGATGATTGTTATCAGCCGCTGGCGCGAAGCGGACAACAGTTTCTTTTATTCGCTGGCTGTAGCTCCAAAACCGGATTGA